The genomic DNA GATCAGGGGATCGAGATCATCCCTGTAGGCGATTTTACGTATTACGATCATGTCCTCGATATGGCCGTTATGTTCGGCCTTGTCCCGGAGCGGTTCTCCTATAGCGGCGGCGAGGTATCTCTGGACACGTATTATGCCATCGCCCGGGGAAATAAAGAAGCGCCGGCCAGTGAAATGACGAAATGGTTCAACACGAACTATCATTATATTGTTCCGGAGCTAGGCGGCAGAAAACCGCAGCTAACGGTAAACCGTCCGCTGGTTGCTTACCGCGAAGCCAAAGAGAAACTGGGGATCGATGGAAGACCTGTGCTGATCGGGCTTTACTCCTTCCTCAAGCTATCGAAAGGGTTTAACGAAGCGACGGAGTGGGATCATTGGGTCGAGCTGCTGCTGCCGCTATATGTTCAAGTACTTCAAGAGCTCGCCGCAGAAGGTGTAGCCTGGGTTCAAGTGGACGAGCCGTCTTTGGTGACCTCTGTGTCGGCCGAGGATATAACGCGGGTAAGAGCCATTTACGAAACAATTCAGCGCAAGGCTCCGCAAATTTCCATTCTGCTGCAAACGTATTTCGAAGCGGTGGACCGTTATGAGGAGGTCGTGTCTTTGCCTGTTGCCGGCATCGGACTTGACTTCATTCATGGGCTGGACGGCAACCTGGCTGCCCTGCGTAAATTTGGATTCCCGGCGGGCAAGACGCTTGGAGCGGGCATGGTCGATGGACGCAATATTTGGCGCACGGACTTGTACCGCCAGAAGCAGCTGTTACTTGAAATCCTGGAAATGGCTGCGGATTCCGAGGTTATCGTGCAGCCGTCCTGCAGCCTCCTGCATGTGCCCGTGTCGGCTAAGCAGGAGCAGACGCTGGTGGCCGTGCTTCGCGACGCTTTGTCCTTTGCCGAAGAGAAGCTGGGTGAAGTCGTCGCATTGAGCGCTGCGGTGAGTACAGGCATTGACAGTGTGAAGGGGATATTCGAAAGCAATCGCATCGCCCTCGATAATCTGGCCAAGGATCCAGCTCGCAACCGGGCAAACGTAGCGGCCGCGGTAGAGAAAATCGCCTCTGAACCGGCTGCGAGGGGAAGCGAGTTCGCCATTCGCCGCAAAAAACAGAAAGAGAAATGGCATTTGCCGCTGCTTCCGACGACGACCATCGGCAGTTTTCCGCAGACGGCAGAGGTTCGCTCCGCCCGTCAGAAATGGCGCAAAGGGGATTGGAGCCAGGAGCAATACGAATCCTTTATTAAGGAGCATATTCAACAGTGGATTTCCCTCCAGGAGGAAATTGGCATCGATGTGCTCGTACATGGCGAATTCGAACGTACGGATATGGTGGAATTCTTCGGCGAGAAGCTGCCGGGATTCGCCTTTACGAAGGGCGGCTGGGTTCAATCCTACGGGACGCGCTGCGTGAAGCCGCCGGTCATCTACGGGGATGTTGATTTCGACCAGCCAATGACCGTGAAGGAGACGGAATACGCGCAATCCCTGACGAACAAGCCGGTCAAGGGAATGCTGACCGGGCCGATTACGATTCTGAACTGGTCCTTCGTGCGCAGTGATTTATCGCGTGAGCAGGTCGCTTATCAAATCGCGCTGGCGTTGCGTAAAGAGGTAGAGGC from Paenibacillus woosongensis includes the following:
- the metE gene encoding 5-methyltetrahydropteroyltriglutamate--homocysteine S-methyltransferase, coding for MSHTVKSGNLGYPRIGGQREWKKAIEAYWTGKLDEQQLHGQLTEIRLHNLRQQRDQGIEIIPVGDFTYYDHVLDMAVMFGLVPERFSYSGGEVSLDTYYAIARGNKEAPASEMTKWFNTNYHYIVPELGGRKPQLTVNRPLVAYREAKEKLGIDGRPVLIGLYSFLKLSKGFNEATEWDHWVELLLPLYVQVLQELAAEGVAWVQVDEPSLVTSVSAEDITRVRAIYETIQRKAPQISILLQTYFEAVDRYEEVVSLPVAGIGLDFIHGLDGNLAALRKFGFPAGKTLGAGMVDGRNIWRTDLYRQKQLLLEILEMAADSEVIVQPSCSLLHVPVSAKQEQTLVAVLRDALSFAEEKLGEVVALSAAVSTGIDSVKGIFESNRIALDNLAKDPARNRANVAAAVEKIASEPAARGSEFAIRRKKQKEKWHLPLLPTTTIGSFPQTAEVRSARQKWRKGDWSQEQYESFIKEHIQQWISLQEEIGIDVLVHGEFERTDMVEFFGEKLPGFAFTKGGWVQSYGTRCVKPPVIYGDVDFDQPMTVKETEYAQSLTNKPVKGMLTGPITILNWSFVRSDLSREQVAYQIALALRKEVEALERAGIEMIQVDEPALREGLPLKREDWAGYLDWSVKAFRVTTSTVRDTTQIHTHMCYCEFHDIIDSIRALDADVISIETSRSHGELVHSFEEHTYDLGIGLGVYDIHSPRVPSVEEMTSMIDRALQVLDPELFWINPDCGLKTRGVDETVKSLKNMVLAANQYRAKESLVGTK